A stretch of DNA from Thermoplasmata archaeon:
GGACGGCAGGGTCTTCCGAGCGAGAAGCGTCGCCTCGGCGCCTCTCCCGAGGTCGTGATGGGTAGCGTCCAGGCAGTGACCGAGTCGGGGGAGCTCGTGGTCGCCTCGGGCTCGGGCAGCCAGCTCGGACCGTACAGCTACGGCGCGGGACGGGTGATCTGGGTGGTGGGCGCCCAGAAGATCGTTCGGGACCTCGCCGAGGCGATCCGGAGAGTGGAAGAGTACGCGTTGCCCTGGGAGGACGCCCGCGTCCGAAAGCTCGGGGGCACCGGCAGCTCCATCAACAAGCTCCTCGTAATACGAGGAGAACACCAGGCTCACCGAGCGCTGGTCGTGCTGGTGGCCCGTCCTGTGGGGATTTGAGCGCTCGCGC
This window harbors:
- a CDS encoding LUD domain-containing protein; protein product: MSSGPSSRRQRNVRRPRGGARKSDAARARRDPGTETGAFSRVPPRSRIDRVASALRRNGFDVSVVADGNAAREEVLGRLSPTDEVLEAHSKTLEDVGLIGAGAPQGRYRRLRPRLQELGRQGLPSEKRRLGASPEVVMGSVQAVTESGELVVASGSGSQLGPYSYGAGRVIWVVGAQKIVRDLAEAIRRVEEYALPWEDARVRKLGGTGSSINKLLVIRGEHQAHRALVVLVARPVGI